One Cyanobacteria bacterium QS_8_64_29 DNA segment encodes these proteins:
- a CDS encoding ferredoxin — MTRFYTARVRDRRTGTEHVVSLPADRYILESLEEQGIEPPFLCRNGACTSCAVRRNAGQIEHPDGMGLSSQLQQHGYSLICVGYARSDIDIETQDEDEVYDLQFGRYFGQGKVRFAIPLDDE; from the coding sequence ATGACCCGCTTTTACACCGCGCGCGTCCGTGATCGCCGCACCGGGACAGAGCACGTTGTCTCGCTGCCTGCTGATCGCTACATCCTGGAGAGCTTGGAGGAGCAGGGAATCGAGCCGCCCTTTCTGTGCCGCAACGGGGCTTGTACCAGTTGCGCCGTCCGCCGCAACGCCGGTCAAATCGAGCACCCAGATGGGATGGGCCTCTCGTCGCAGTTGCAGCAGCACGGCTACTCGTTGATTTGCGTGGGCTACGCCCGCTCCGACATTGACATCGAAACCCAGGACGAAGACGAAGTCTACGACCTGCAATTCGGCCGCTACTTCGGGCAAGGCAAGGTCCGCTTTGCCATCCCGCTGGATGACGAGTAG
- a CDS encoding carbohydrate kinase produces the protein MVLALGIDFGTSGARVIALDASGCVRAERQRSLAQADAPAAWRATLFALVGDLPAPVRAELGAIAIDGTSGTVLLCDARGEPLAGPLLYDDRRAAPAVEAIQAAAPPQHVAATATSSLAKLCWWQQQGWARQATYLLHQADWLAALLHGQWGISDYHNALKLGYDVAALRYPDWLASLSPWELLPQVVAPGTPVAPLDPAVADRLGCPRACQVCAGTTDSIAAFLASGARLPGEGITSLGSTLALKLLSEQRVEDARYGIYSHRLGDLWLTGGASNVGGAVLRHYFSDAELAQYSARIDPAQESPLDYYPLLSPGERFPVNDPDKEPQLEPQPADPVAFLHGLLESLARIEASGYRKLQALGASPLARVYTAGGGAQNPQWRAIRQRQLGVPVAPSQHAQAAYGAARLAQQGAGIPQPAD, from the coding sequence ATGGTGCTCGCGCTCGGCATTGACTTTGGGACCAGCGGCGCCCGCGTGATCGCGCTCGATGCTAGCGGATGCGTGCGAGCCGAGCGGCAGCGCTCGCTAGCCCAAGCGGATGCGCCCGCCGCGTGGCGGGCAACGCTGTTCGCGCTGGTGGGCGATCTGCCCGCGCCCGTCCGTGCCGAACTGGGCGCGATCGCCATCGATGGCACCTCCGGGACCGTCCTGCTGTGCGATGCCCGCGGCGAGCCACTCGCCGGGCCGCTACTGTACGACGACCGCCGAGCCGCACCGGCTGTTGAAGCAATCCAGGCCGCCGCTCCGCCCCAGCACGTGGCGGCGACCGCAACCTCGAGCTTGGCCAAGCTTTGCTGGTGGCAGCAGCAGGGCTGGGCCCGGCAGGCCACCTATCTGCTGCACCAGGCCGATTGGCTGGCCGCCCTGCTGCACGGGCAGTGGGGCATCAGCGACTATCACAACGCGCTCAAGCTGGGTTACGACGTCGCGGCGCTGCGCTATCCCGACTGGTTGGCCTCGCTATCGCCTTGGGAGCTGCTGCCGCAGGTGGTGGCACCGGGCACGCCGGTTGCGCCGCTGGATCCGGCAGTTGCTGATCGCCTGGGCTGCCCGCGGGCGTGCCAGGTTTGCGCGGGCACCACCGACAGCATTGCGGCCTTTTTGGCCAGCGGCGCTCGCTTGCCGGGGGAAGGCATTACCTCACTGGGCTCGACGCTAGCGCTGAAGCTGCTCAGCGAGCAACGCGTGGAGGACGCGCGCTACGGGATTTACAGCCACCGCCTGGGGGATCTGTGGCTGACGGGCGGCGCCTCCAATGTGGGGGGAGCCGTGCTGCGGCACTACTTCAGCGATGCCGAGCTGGCCCAGTACTCGGCCCGCATCGATCCGGCACAGGAAAGCCCGCTGGATTACTATCCGCTGTTGAGCCCCGGCGAGCGCTTTCCCGTCAACGATCCGGACAAGGAACCCCAGCTCGAGCCGCAGCCGGCGGATCCGGTTGCATTTTTGCACGGGCTGCTGGAGAGCCTGGCGCGCATCGAGGCCAGCGGGTATCGCAAGTTGCAAGCGCTGGGGGCTTCGCCGCTGGCACGGGTCTACACCGCCGGCGGTGGGGCTCAAAACCCCCAATGGCGTGCCATTCGCCAGCGCCAGCTCGGCGTTCCTGTGGCCCCATCCCAGCACGCCCAGGCAGCTTATGGGGCGGCTCGATTGGCCCAACAGGGGGCAGGCATCCCCCAGCCGGCTGACTAG
- a CDS encoding cyclase, translated as MPIRTVHVALTAVAIVAALAIGQAFPLAPPGPETTSAGTGRTPIDLTHPFNQETVHWPTAPQEFELKPDFVGETEGGFYYAAYWFCGAEHGGTHMDAPKHMARGQPAVDAVPLEQLRGPAAVVDVSEQALANRDYQVTIGDLRAWEEQHGRIPEQAILAIRTGYGRYYPDREAYMGTDARGQQALSDLHFPGLHPDAARWLRENRAITAVGIDTNSRGLCTRLRPS; from the coding sequence ATGCCAATCCGAACGGTTCACGTTGCCCTAACCGCGGTTGCCATTGTGGCGGCGTTGGCCATCGGCCAGGCTTTTCCATTGGCGCCGCCAGGACCTGAAACCACCTCAGCGGGGACGGGCCGAACGCCCATCGACCTGACACATCCGTTCAACCAAGAGACGGTGCATTGGCCCACGGCACCGCAGGAGTTCGAGCTCAAACCGGATTTTGTGGGCGAGACCGAAGGGGGCTTTTACTACGCTGCCTACTGGTTCTGTGGTGCCGAGCACGGCGGGACCCACATGGATGCCCCCAAGCACATGGCCCGAGGCCAACCGGCCGTCGATGCGGTGCCGCTCGAGCAGCTAAGGGGACCGGCCGCCGTCGTCGATGTCTCCGAGCAGGCTCTGGCGAATCGCGATTACCAAGTCACTATCGGCGACCTGCGCGCTTGGGAAGAGCAGCACGGTCGGATTCCCGAGCAGGCTATCCTCGCCATCCGCACGGGCTACGGCCGGTACTACCCCGATCGCGAGGCCTACATGGGCACTGACGCGCGGGGCCAACAGGCCCTGTCCGATTTGCACTTTCCCGGCTTGCACCCGGATGCCGCTCGGTGGCTGCGCGAGAACCGCGCGATCACCGCTGTGGGCATTGATACCAATTCTCGTGGCTTGTGCACTAGATTGCGGCCTTCATAA
- a CDS encoding NAD(P)H-quinone oxidoreductase subunit F (Catalyzes the transfer of electrons from NADH to ubiquinone) translates to MESFVVSTVGLIPFYGLMGAVLALPWAAGWGPWRGQRPAAYLNLLATALAFVHGALAFTAIWERAPQQLTFDWLQIADWELSLAIRASPVSLGAIELVSGITLITLVYALGYMDKDRSLARFYGLMGFFEAALSGIALSDSLFLSYALLEMLTLSTYLLVGFWYAQPLVVTAARDAFLTKRVGDIVFLMGVIALSSYGVGLTFPQIAAWAETAPLDGSASALLGLTLIAGPVGKCAQFPLNLWLDEAMEAPNPASILRNAIVVAAGAYVLIRLQPVLTLSPITSAALVAIGSVTAIGASLIATAKIDIKRTLAHSTSAYLGLVFVAVGLEWADIALLLLFIHAIAKTLLFMSAGSVSWIANDQDITQMGGLAARMPATSTAFAVGASGLVVLLPLGNFWVVGQWVDTFPAPPGWLLAVLVAVNALNALNLTRVFRLVFLGAPQPKTRRAPEVPWPMALSMVALAVVALLAPLVPQRWQLWFQSTGSLATAGEVLAEPEIALLVLSGAVGLALGWRQPLSRARSPSVRAHARWIQQSLARNLYLDRLYRLTVVASIARLSQWGRCLDRHVVDGAINWIGLGALAGSQGLRYGVSGQSQFYVLTVALGSALLVGLIISWPF, encoded by the coding sequence ATGGAGTCGTTCGTCGTTTCGACGGTTGGGTTGATTCCGTTTTACGGCCTAATGGGCGCTGTCTTAGCCCTGCCCTGGGCGGCCGGTTGGGGGCCGTGGCGCGGCCAACGTCCGGCAGCTTATCTCAATCTGCTGGCAACGGCGCTGGCTTTCGTCCACGGGGCGCTGGCCTTTACGGCCATCTGGGAACGCGCGCCGCAACAACTGACGTTCGACTGGCTCCAAATTGCGGATTGGGAGCTATCGCTGGCAATCCGAGCTTCGCCGGTCAGTTTGGGGGCCATCGAGCTAGTGAGCGGCATTACGCTCATCACCCTCGTTTACGCGCTGGGCTATATGGACAAAGACCGCTCGCTGGCGCGCTTCTACGGGCTGATGGGCTTTTTTGAAGCGGCGCTATCAGGCATTGCGCTGAGCGATTCGCTGTTTTTGAGCTACGCCCTGCTGGAGATGCTCACCCTATCGACGTACTTGCTGGTGGGCTTTTGGTACGCGCAACCGCTGGTGGTAACGGCGGCGCGGGATGCGTTCTTGACCAAGCGCGTCGGCGATATTGTTTTTCTCATGGGCGTCATTGCCCTCTCCAGCTACGGCGTGGGACTGACGTTTCCCCAAATTGCAGCTTGGGCCGAAACCGCACCGCTCGATGGCAGCGCGAGCGCGCTGTTGGGGCTGACTCTGATTGCCGGACCGGTGGGCAAGTGCGCGCAATTTCCGCTCAATCTCTGGCTGGATGAGGCCATGGAAGCGCCCAACCCGGCCTCGATCCTGCGCAACGCCATTGTGGTGGCGGCTGGGGCCTACGTTTTGATCCGGCTGCAACCGGTGCTGACCCTATCGCCCATTACCTCCGCTGCGCTGGTGGCTATCGGGTCGGTAACGGCGATTGGGGCCTCGCTCATTGCCACCGCCAAAATCGATATCAAGCGCACGCTCGCGCACTCCACCAGCGCCTATCTGGGATTGGTGTTTGTCGCGGTGGGCTTGGAGTGGGCCGACATTGCCCTGCTGCTGCTGTTCATCCATGCCATCGCCAAGACCCTGCTGTTTATGAGCGCCGGTTCGGTCAGTTGGATTGCCAACGACCAAGACATCACCCAAATGGGCGGTTTGGCAGCCCGCATGCCGGCGACCAGTACCGCTTTTGCCGTTGGCGCTTCGGGATTGGTGGTGCTGCTGCCGCTGGGCAATTTTTGGGTCGTCGGCCAGTGGGTCGATACGTTTCCGGCCCCGCCTGGCTGGCTGTTGGCCGTGTTGGTGGCGGTCAATGCCCTCAATGCCCTCAATTTGACCCGCGTCTTTCGCCTAGTGTTTCTGGGGGCGCCCCAGCCCAAAACGCGCCGGGCTCCCGAGGTTCCCTGGCCCATGGCGCTGTCCATGGTGGCGCTGGCCGTCGTCGCCTTGCTGGCCCCCTTGGTGCCGCAGCGGTGGCAGCTTTGGTTCCAATCCACGGGGTCTTTGGCAACAGCAGGCGAGGTCCTCGCCGAGCCCGAAATCGCGCTGCTGGTGCTATCAGGGGCGGTTGGGCTCGCGCTGGGCTGGCGGCAGCCGCTGTCTCGGGCGCGATCGCCATCCGTTCGGGCCCATGCGCGCTGGATCCAGCAGAGCCTGGCACGCAACCTCTACCTCGATCGCCTCTATCGCCTCACGGTCGTGGCGTCGATCGCCCGCCTGTCCCAGTGGGGGCGTTGCCTGGATCGCCACGTTGTCGATGGGGCCATCAACTGGATCGGCCTAGGGGCCCTCGCCGGCAGTCAAGGGCTCCGATACGGCGTATCGGGGCAGTCGCAGTTTTACGTGCTGACGGTCGCGCTGGGGAGCGCGCTACTGGTTGGCCTAATAATCAGTTGGCCTTTCTAG
- a CDS encoding NAD(P)H-quinone oxidoreductase subunit D4 (catalyzes the transfer of electrons from NADH to ubiquinone; NdhD4 is possibly involved in a constitutive CO(2)-uptake system), with translation MLSALIWGPAVGALLVGAWPQTASAERWRSLALAIAVAVLLGALALATQFDPSQATLAFPERVAWIEPIGVSYALGLDGLSLPLVLLNGLLTAVAIGSSDRHVARPQLYYALILVLNASVTGAFLARDVLLFLLFYEIELIPLYLLIAIWGGERRGYAATKFLLYTALSGACLLAAALGTVWASGAASFSYERLAALVPALPVDVQVPLLGGFLLGFAIKTPFLPFHTWLPDAHVEASTPISILLAGILLKLGTYGLLRFGVGLFPEAWQLLAPGLAVWAAVSALYGALAAIAQTDMKQVVAYASIAHMGYILLAAAAATPISLVAAIVQTVSHGLISGLLFLLVGTIGEAVGTRQIGELRGLLNPQRGMPLVGSLTVLGAMASAGIPGMVGFVSEFTIFRGSFASFPVPTLLCMVSTGLTAVYFLLLVNRVFFGRLPLDWDRQPSASPSQALPALVMAAVIVTLGVQPQLLVQQIAFPIAPSAVASYF, from the coding sequence ATGCTCAGCGCTTTGATTTGGGGACCGGCTGTTGGGGCCTTGCTGGTTGGGGCTTGGCCGCAAACCGCCTCGGCCGAGCGCTGGCGATCGCTGGCCCTGGCGATTGCGGTGGCGGTTTTGCTGGGGGCGCTCGCTTTGGCAACCCAGTTCGATCCCAGTCAAGCCACCCTGGCCTTCCCCGAGCGCGTTGCTTGGATCGAGCCCATTGGCGTGAGCTATGCGCTGGGCCTGGACGGCCTCTCGCTGCCGCTAGTGCTGCTCAACGGGTTGCTGACGGCCGTAGCGATTGGCAGCAGCGATCGGCATGTGGCGCGACCGCAGCTCTACTATGCGCTCATTTTGGTCCTCAACGCCAGCGTAACGGGGGCCTTCTTGGCCCGGGACGTGCTGCTATTTTTGTTGTTTTATGAGATCGAGCTCATCCCGCTGTACTTGCTGATCGCCATTTGGGGCGGCGAGCGGCGCGGCTATGCCGCAACCAAGTTTTTGCTGTACACGGCCCTCTCGGGGGCATGCCTGCTGGCGGCGGCTTTGGGCACCGTTTGGGCCAGCGGGGCTGCAAGCTTTAGCTACGAGCGGCTGGCGGCGCTGGTGCCCGCGCTCCCGGTGGATGTCCAGGTGCCGTTGCTGGGTGGGTTTCTGCTGGGGTTTGCCATCAAAACGCCGTTTTTGCCGTTCCACACCTGGCTGCCCGATGCCCACGTCGAGGCATCAACCCCCATCTCCATCCTGCTGGCCGGCATTCTGCTCAAGCTGGGCACTTACGGCCTGTTGCGCTTTGGCGTGGGCCTGTTTCCGGAGGCATGGCAGCTGCTGGCGCCCGGACTGGCGGTTTGGGCGGCCGTCAGTGCCCTGTACGGGGCGCTGGCCGCAATCGCCCAAACCGATATGAAGCAAGTCGTGGCGTACGCCTCAATCGCTCACATGGGCTACATCCTGCTGGCAGCCGCGGCCGCTACCCCCATCAGCTTGGTTGCTGCGATCGTGCAAACGGTCAGCCACGGGCTGATCTCGGGGCTGCTGTTTCTGCTGGTCGGGACCATCGGCGAGGCGGTGGGAACGCGCCAGATCGGCGAGCTGCGGGGCCTGCTAAACCCTCAACGCGGCATGCCCCTGGTGGGGAGCTTGACCGTTCTGGGGGCAATGGCCAGCGCCGGTATTCCCGGCATGGTGGGTTTTGTCAGCGAATTCACCATCTTTCGGGGCAGCTTTGCCAGCTTCCCCGTGCCAACGCTGCTGTGCATGGTCAGCACCGGGCTAACGGCGGTTTACTTTCTGCTGCTGGTCAACCGCGTTTTCTTCGGTCGGCTGCCGCTTGACTGGGACCGGCAGCCCTCGGCCTCGCCCTCGCAAGCCCTACCGGCTTTGGTCATGGCTGCCGTGATCGTCACGCTGGGGGTACAACCCCAGCTCTTGGTGCAGCAGATCGCGTTCCCGATCGCGCCTAGCGCAGTTGCCAGTTATTTCTAG
- a CDS encoding carbon dioxide transporter, which translates to MRTDPALSPSSLQAEAIARLERGEALLPESQANLIEVSGILKSYGLILDAYYRVLADMAERQFLVFLTFFKYFQGEVTPRKLLRHWRHDRLNYEYAEYIMRAMLWHGGGGLDAYLDSAEFRERAEGAIRDKFRGNGLMLAIHRLYREFLPEQVRQLAYCSVLAQFWQVMSELFLSLGQRYDSGEIASLAAGVQHIQAGLLRAANRPITYTVALRGQTYEIVPPSAGLTFLADAAVPYVEAILLRGTPFLGTVSYNAQAGQIPKRQSDFRYGPLYADPLTTGSAGVPPSLLAQDLWRYLPAALQALYGQRSPDGRDWLVRIGQGFQKAMVCVTAAAIRGLAPHPLETADPQQQQANRAHLAQWVERFPPGLLAPLAASAPDSTD; encoded by the coding sequence ATGCGTACCGACCCTGCCCTAAGCCCATCATCGCTGCAAGCTGAGGCGATCGCGCGCCTGGAACGGGGCGAGGCGCTGCTGCCCGAGTCGCAGGCCAACCTAATTGAGGTGAGCGGCATCCTCAAAAGCTACGGCCTCATTCTGGATGCCTACTACCGCGTACTGGCCGATATGGCCGAGCGGCAGTTTCTGGTCTTTTTGACCTTTTTTAAATATTTCCAGGGCGAGGTGACGCCGCGCAAGCTGCTGCGCCACTGGCGGCACGACCGCCTCAATTACGAATACGCCGAATACATCATGCGGGCCATGCTCTGGCACGGCGGCGGCGGTTTGGATGCCTACCTCGACTCGGCTGAGTTCCGCGAGCGTGCCGAGGGGGCCATTCGGGATAAATTCCGCGGCAACGGCCTCATGCTGGCCATCCACCGCCTCTACCGCGAGTTCCTGCCCGAGCAAGTGCGACAGCTGGCCTACTGCAGCGTGCTGGCCCAGTTCTGGCAGGTAATGAGCGAGCTGTTTTTGAGCCTGGGACAGCGCTACGATAGCGGCGAGATCGCCTCCCTAGCGGCAGGGGTGCAGCACATTCAGGCCGGCCTGCTCCGAGCCGCCAACCGGCCCATCACCTATACGGTTGCCTTGCGCGGTCAGACCTACGAAATCGTACCGCCATCGGCCGGGTTGACCTTTCTGGCCGATGCGGCCGTTCCCTACGTCGAGGCCATCCTGCTGCGGGGCACGCCCTTTTTAGGAACAGTTTCCTACAACGCCCAAGCCGGCCAAATCCCGAAGCGGCAATCGGACTTTCGCTATGGCCCCCTATACGCCGACCCGCTCACCACCGGTAGTGCCGGCGTTCCGCCCAGCCTGCTCGCCCAAGATCTGTGGCGCTACCTGCCCGCCGCGCTGCAGGCGCTCTACGGCCAGCGATCGCCCGATGGCAGGGACTGGTTGGTGCGAATCGGTCAGGGCTTCCAGAAAGCCATGGTGTGCGTGACGGCGGCTGCCATTCGCGGTCTGGCGCCCCATCCGCTCGAGACGGCCGACCCCCAACAGCAGCAAGCCAATCGCGCCCATCTGGCTCAATGGGTCGAGCGCTTCCCGCCCGGCTTGCTGGCGCCGTTAGCCGCGAGCGCGCCTGACAGTACGGATTGA
- a CDS encoding phospholipid carrier-dependent glycosyltransferase, whose translation MQAPARFGRVRPGSIRSHRAKVRYRYCRCDSACWERVICRPSSSWGQWFPERWPNTESAQEAARAAVQAIWSATRTVRALGSVGVGERGCDRAIATGLLGAALVLLLTGLGSVPLRDWDEGTVAQVAREIAQAPSGSQRWLFPTLWGEPYLNKPPLVHWAIAAAYALGSISEWTARLPGAICTALSVPLLYALGRESFVRRLPAALAALVYLTLLPVVRHGRLAMLDGAVLAVGLLMLLAALRVRRDLRWSLGLGVGLGLMALTKGMMALLWLAFALAFLQVDAPRVLRSRYLWLGLLLGSVPAAAWYAAQFWHYGEAFVETTIVRQSLQRVTSGTGDLAAPPWYYGPILLRALPWLPLMAYGLGLAWVERQWGWAKLVLVWSGLHWAAILLMASKLPWYVLPAYPALALATGVQLQAVLERPSDRSYPRGWTVLLAALAVAAGAGSAYYAWQDPPEPWLVVILAGLAIALGASARLVARRDPQFVALLVWGSYVSLLLLFASPHWLWELNEAYPVKPVAAIVRQNVPPERAVYTDFAYSRPSLNFYSQHPVVPLADRALERHWQAQPQAFFLLRSKALERLALEAPNRVASAPPNWVLVRPGKPAS comes from the coding sequence ATGCAGGCGCCAGCGCGCTTTGGCAGGGTCCGCCCAGGCTCGATCCGGTCCCATCGCGCAAAAGTGCGATATCGTTACTGCCGTTGCGACTCGGCCTGCTGGGAGCGTGTGATATGCCGTCCCAGCTCAAGTTGGGGGCAATGGTTTCCCGAGCGCTGGCCTAACACAGAGAGTGCCCAGGAGGCCGCTCGAGCGGCAGTGCAGGCGATATGGAGCGCAACAAGGACGGTGCGGGCATTGGGCTCAGTCGGGGTGGGCGAGCGAGGATGCGATCGCGCTATTGCAACTGGCCTGCTGGGAGCGGCACTGGTGCTGCTGCTGACCGGTTTGGGTAGTGTCCCACTGCGCGATTGGGATGAAGGGACAGTGGCCCAGGTGGCGCGCGAGATTGCGCAGGCGCCGTCGGGGAGCCAACGCTGGTTGTTCCCGACCCTTTGGGGCGAGCCCTACCTCAACAAACCGCCGCTAGTGCACTGGGCGATTGCGGCAGCGTACGCGCTTGGTAGCATCAGCGAATGGACGGCTCGCTTGCCGGGGGCAATCTGCACGGCCCTGTCCGTTCCGTTGCTCTATGCGCTTGGGCGCGAATCGTTCGTGCGCCGCTTGCCCGCGGCATTGGCTGCCCTAGTCTATTTGACTTTGCTGCCCGTCGTGCGCCACGGACGGCTGGCCATGCTGGACGGCGCCGTGTTGGCAGTGGGGTTGCTAATGCTGCTGGCTGCCCTGCGAGTGCGTCGGGATCTGCGTTGGTCGCTGGGGTTGGGGGTGGGGTTGGGGCTAATGGCCCTAACCAAAGGCATGATGGCGCTGTTGTGGTTGGCTTTTGCACTGGCCTTTCTGCAGGTGGATGCGCCTCGCGTCCTGCGCAGCCGCTACCTGTGGCTGGGCCTGTTGCTCGGGAGCGTGCCTGCCGCAGCTTGGTACGCTGCCCAGTTTTGGCACTACGGGGAAGCCTTCGTTGAGACCACCATCGTCCGCCAGTCGCTGCAACGGGTTACGTCCGGAACTGGCGATCTGGCGGCACCGCCTTGGTACTACGGCCCAATCTTGCTGCGGGCGCTGCCCTGGTTGCCGCTTATGGCCTACGGCCTGGGGCTGGCTTGGGTCGAGCGCCAGTGGGGCTGGGCCAAGCTTGTGCTGGTGTGGAGCGGTCTCCACTGGGCGGCCATCCTGCTGATGGCCAGCAAACTCCCCTGGTACGTACTGCCAGCTTATCCCGCCTTGGCGCTGGCAACCGGCGTGCAACTCCAGGCAGTCCTCGAGCGGCCTAGCGATCGCTCCTACCCGCGCGGCTGGACGGTGCTGCTGGCCGCCCTAGCTGTTGCCGCTGGTGCAGGCAGCGCTTATTACGCTTGGCAGGATCCGCCCGAGCCCTGGCTGGTAGTTATTTTAGCCGGGCTGGCAATCGCCTTGGGGGCTTCGGCCCGGCTGGTGGCGCGGCGCGATCCGCAGTTTGTGGCGCTGCTGGTCTGGGGGAGCTACGTGTCACTGCTGCTGCTGTTCGCCTCGCCCCACTGGCTGTGGGAGCTTAACGAGGCCTATCCGGTCAAGCCCGTTGCCGCAATCGTCCGCCAGAACGTTCCTCCCGAGCGGGCCGTCTATACCGATTTTGCCTACAGCCGGCCCTCGCTCAATTTCTACAGCCAGCACCCGGTTGTGCCGCTAGCCGACCGAGCGCTCGAGCGGCACTGGCAAGCCCAGCCGCAGGCCTTTTTTTTGCTGCGATCGAAGGCGCTCGAGCGGCTGGCACTGGAAGCCCCCAACCGCGTAGCGAGCGCGCCGCCCAATTGGGTCTTAGTTCGCCCGGGCAAGCCGGCGTCCTAA
- a CDS encoding DUF1049 domain-containing protein encodes MRVFVSLLSSLILAAWVALFAVLSIQNVDALTLRFLMFRTVELPLGVAMAFAFGIGAIVGTLSPLLLPWRRPVGSER; translated from the coding sequence ATGCGAGTTTTTGTCAGTCTGCTCAGCTCCCTCATCCTCGCTGCTTGGGTAGCGTTGTTTGCGGTGCTGTCGATTCAGAATGTCGACGCGCTGACCCTGCGCTTTTTGATGTTCCGGACAGTGGAGCTGCCTTTGGGCGTGGCAATGGCTTTTGCCTTTGGCATCGGCGCCATTGTGGGGACCCTCTCGCCACTATTGCTGCCGTGGCGCCGCCCGGTCGGCAGCGAGCGCTGA
- a CDS encoding phosphoglucosamine mutase, whose amino-acid sequence MSLASNPPIKFGTDGWRGIIADDFTFANVCKVTRAITAHLERAYSAERPVLVGYDTRFLADEFARMAAEVLAELGWSVRLVARDCPTPVMAHAAQDLGTAGALMFTASHNPPPYCGIKYIPDYAGPATTEITNAIVDNIAGSAEDPPSGDGSARIARLEPQADYLQSLYAQFDCARIRSARLSVKYDALYSTSRGYMDRILSECGCEVETFNAWRDVLFGGGMPEPKEAQLRDLADAVRRDGADLGLATDGDGDRFGVMDESGELLTPNTVLLLLAHHLVKNKGQTGAIVRTVATTHLLDRLASAYGLEAIETPVGFKYVGEQMRQRPVLIGGEESGGLSAIGHIPEKDGILANMLVAEAMAYEGKPLSQLVEEVLAEAGGPAYNQRLDLELDDARKRAAMEHFHHNPPSELAGIAVRETGHQDGVKLYLEEGSWVLLRPSGTEPLMRVYIESDTQAKQTQLAERVQAALKQIEPVAA is encoded by the coding sequence ATGAGCTTAGCCAGCAATCCGCCCATCAAGTTCGGTACAGACGGGTGGCGCGGCATCATCGCTGACGACTTTACCTTTGCCAACGTTTGCAAAGTCACCCGCGCGATCACCGCCCATTTGGAGCGCGCCTACTCGGCCGAGCGACCGGTGCTGGTGGGCTACGATACGCGCTTTTTGGCCGATGAGTTTGCACGCATGGCGGCCGAGGTGCTGGCCGAGTTGGGCTGGTCCGTGCGCCTGGTGGCTCGGGACTGCCCCACCCCGGTCATGGCGCACGCCGCGCAGGATTTGGGCACGGCGGGGGCGCTGATGTTTACCGCCAGCCACAATCCGCCTCCCTACTGCGGCATCAAATACATTCCCGATTACGCCGGACCGGCAACAACCGAAATCACCAACGCGATTGTGGATAACATTGCCGGTTCCGCTGAGGATCCCCCCAGTGGGGATGGCAGCGCGCGCATCGCCAGGCTGGAGCCGCAGGCCGATTACCTGCAATCGCTGTACGCCCAGTTCGATTGCGCCCGCATCCGCAGCGCCCGCCTGAGCGTCAAATACGATGCCCTCTACAGCACCTCGCGCGGGTACATGGACCGCATCCTGAGCGAGTGCGGCTGCGAGGTGGAGACCTTTAATGCCTGGCGCGACGTGCTGTTTGGGGGCGGCATGCCCGAGCCCAAGGAAGCGCAGCTGCGCGATCTGGCCGATGCCGTCCGGCGCGATGGCGCAGATCTGGGCCTAGCCACCGATGGCGACGGCGATCGCTTTGGGGTCATGGACGAGAGCGGCGAGCTCCTAACCCCCAATACCGTACTGCTGCTGCTGGCCCACCACTTGGTCAAAAACAAGGGCCAAACGGGCGCGATCGTGCGTACGGTAGCCACGACGCACTTGCTCGATCGCCTGGCGAGCGCCTACGGCTTGGAGGCGATCGAGACGCCTGTGGGCTTTAAGTACGTGGGCGAGCAAATGCGCCAGCGGCCTGTGCTGATTGGCGGCGAGGAGTCGGGCGGCCTGAGCGCGATCGGCCATATTCCAGAAAAAGACGGCATCTTGGCCAACATGCTGGTTGCCGAAGCCATGGCCTACGAGGGCAAACCCCTATCGCAGCTGGTTGAGGAGGTCCTGGCTGAAGCCGGCGGGCCAGCCTACAACCAGCGCCTGGACCTAGAGCTAGATGACGCGCGCAAGCGCGCGGCCATGGAGCACTTTCACCACAATCCGCCTAGCGAGCTTGCCGGAATCGCCGTGCGCGAGACCGGGCACCAAGATGGAGTCAAGCTCTACCTGGAGGAGGGCAGTTGGGTGCTACTGCGCCCCTCGGGAACCGAGCCGCTGATGCGGGTCTACATTGAAAGCGACACGCAGGCCAAGCAAACCCAGCTTGCCGAGCGCGTCCAAGCCGCACTCAAGCAAATCGAACCGGTGGCCGCCTAA